In Quercus lobata isolate SW786 chromosome 12, ValleyOak3.0 Primary Assembly, whole genome shotgun sequence, a genomic segment contains:
- the LOC115969882 gene encoding uncharacterized protein LOC115969882, with protein MEESSPTPKIGKDDVIAKLKDDGDFDNLRLKIIRKLKDNEELRKEIISIVQQSAALNRAGAENMKPRQISDAIYEEVGNKVMSQISDGLWQIIRSGDGMKSEITETVQSVYNKLVNPKGKEGGESTHDMMPIQMKAENNGSGAASACEVDDMFSDSEPKEPPGFSLLNNHQNNDLEEKHKQKLQPPMPQERELVEQQEEDTPHSQDALEPKDVDLHAPPGFSADMEQQKLPCDGSDEDPDVPPGFG; from the exons ATGGAGGAGAGCAGTCCCACTCCCAAAATTGGCAAAGACGACGTCATTGCCAAACTCAAAGACGATGGCGACTTCGACAATCTCCGCCTCAAGATCATTCGCAAGCTCAAGGACAAC GAGGAGTTGCGCAAGGAGATAATATCAATAGTGCAGCAGTCAGCGGCGCTTAATCGTGCAGGTGCTGAAAATATGAAACCAAGACAAATTTCTGATGCAATATATGAAGAGGTTGG GAATAAAGTAATGAGCCAGATCTCTGATGGCTTGTGGCAAATAATTAGATCAGGTGACGGCATGAAAAGTGAAATTACAGAAACTGTACAATCTGTTTATAATAAGTTAGTGAACCCAAAAGGGAAAGAAGGGGGCGAATCCACCCATGACATGATGCCAATTCAAATGAAAGCTGAAAATAATGGTTCTGGTGCTGCCTCAGCTTGTGAAGTAGATGATATGTTTTCTGATAGCGAGCCAAAAGAACCCCCagggttttctctcttaaataACCATCAAAATAACGACCTTGAGGagaaacacaaacaaaagcTTCAGCCACCAATGCCTCAAGAAAGAGAACTTGTGGAACAACAGGAGGAAGATACTCCCCACTCACAGGATGCGTTGGAGCCAAAAGATGTTGATCTCCATGCGCCACCTGGCTTTTCTGCAGACATGGAACAGCAGAAGCTGCCATGTGATGGTAGTGATGAGGACCCTGATGTACCTCCTGGTTTTGGTTGA
- the LOC115971247 gene encoding subtilisin-like protease SBT1.7 gives MHKGVLSPNMAITLARFIPLIFLFNFYFEIAYGNAFSSVIKSTETRNSQTYIIHVNQPMGRVFAESEDLDSWYNSFLPTTTASSEEQQPQMLYTYHNVLSGFAARLTEEDVRAMEEKDGFVSAHPERIFHPQTTHTPHFLGLHQKFGFWKESNFGKGVIIGVLDTGIFPSHPSFSDAGMPPPPAKWKGGCEFNASVCNNKLIGARSFNIAAKAMKGGKAETPIDEEGHGTHTASTAAGKFVKNADVLGNANGTATGMAPYAHLAIYKVCFGEDCPESDILAALDAAVEDGVDVLSLSLGEVSVPFFKDSIAIGSFAAIQKGIFVSCSAGNSGPFNSTLSNDAPWILTVGASTIDRSIVSTAKLGNGEQFDGESLFQAAGFPSTQLPLVYAGMTGKPGSGFCTVGSLKDLNVKGKVVLCERGGGAGRIAKGEEVKNNGGIAMILMNQVSDGFSTSADAHVLPATHVSNAAGLKIKAYIDSTATPTATILFKGTVIGNSKSPVVASFSSRGPSLTSPGILKPDIIGPGVSILAAWPFPLENNTKSKSTFNIISGTSMSCPHLSGIAALLKSSHPYWSPAAIKSAIMTSADILNVEGTFIADQTLQRADLFATGAGHVNPSRANDPGLVYDIEPKDYIPYLCGLGYKDLEVGFIARKPINCLDIPSIPEGDLNYPSFSVALGPSQTFTRTVTNVGEANSIYVVTVDAPAGVYVTVQPNILHFSEVNQKVRFAVTFSRIDSGTKIRKYGQGFLNWVSVKHSVRSPISVRFV, from the coding sequence ATGCATAAAGGTGTATTGTCACCCAACATGGCTATTACCCTTGCACGTTTCATCCCTCTCATTTTCTTGTTTAACTTCTATTTTGAGATTGCTTATGGAAATGCATTTTCATCTGTCATCAAAAGTACCGAGACGAGAAACTCACAAACTTACATTATCCACGTAAATCAACCAATGGGTAGAGTTTTTGCTGAATCAGAAGATCTGGACAGCTGGTACAATTCTTTTCTGCCTACTACTACTGCAAGCTCGGAGGAGCAGCAGCCACAAATGTTATATACATACCACAATGTGCTCAGTGGTTTTGCAGCAAGACTCACCGAGGAGGATGTGAGAGCTATGGAAGAAAAGGATGGATTCGTGTCAGCGCATCCTGAAAGGATATTTCATCCacaaacaacacacacaccccaTTTCTTGGGGTTGCATCAGAAATTCGGATTCTGGaaagaatcaaattttggaaaggGAGTGATTATTGGAGTATTAGACACTGGAATTTTTCCTTCCCATCCTTCGTTTAGTGATGCAGGAATGCCACCACCTCCTGCTAAATGGAAAGGGGGGTGTGAGTTTAATGCGTCCGTCTGTAACAACAAACTAATTGGTGCAAGGTCATTCAACATTGCAGCTAAGGCCATGAAGGGAGGGAAAGCTGAGACACCAATTGATGAGGAAGGACATGGTACCCACACCGCAAGCACAGCTGCTGGTAAGTTTGTGAAGAATGCTGATGTGCTAGGAAATGCCAACGGCACAGCAACAGGAATGGCCCCTTATGCCCACTTGGCAATTTACAAAGTGTGCTTTGGAGAAGATTGTCCCGAAAGCGATATACTAGCTGCGCTCGACGCAGCTGTTGAAGATGGGGTTGACGTGCTCTCACTCTCCCTTGGCGAGGTTTCAGTTCCATTTTTCAAGGACAGCATTGCAATAGGCTCATTTGCAGCAATCCAGAAGGGAATATTTGTAAGCTGTTCGGCTGGGAATTCTGGTCCTTTCAACTCCACACTATCTAATGATGCCCCATGGATTCTCACAGTTGGAGCAAGCACTATTGATAGAAGCATTGTGTCCACAGCAAAGCTTGGAAATGGAGAACAATTTGATGGCGAATCCCTCTTCCAAGCTGCTGGATTTCCCTCAACACAATTGCCTCTTGTTTATGCTGGCATGACCGGTAAACCCGGGTCTGGATTTTGTACTGTAGGGTCCTTAAAAGATCTCAATGTCAAAGGGAAAGTAGTTCTGTGCGAGCGAGGAGGGGGGGCTGGAAGAATTGCTAAGGGGGAGGAAGTTAAAAACAATGGGGGTATTGCAATGATTCTCATGAATCAAGTAAGTGATGGCTTCAGTACCTCAGCTGATGCTCATGTTCTTCCAGCAACACACGTCAGCAATGCTGCTGGACTAAAGATCAAAGCCTACATAGACTCTACAGCAACACCTACAGCAACAATCTTATTCAAAGGAACAGTCATTGGAAACTCAAAATCTCCCGTTGTtgcttctttctcttcaagagGCCCCAGCCTAACTAGCCCAGGCATTCTGAAACCAGACATCATTGGACCGGGTGTGAGCATTCTAGCAGCATGGCCATTCCCTCTTGAGAATAACACAAAATCAAAGTCCACATTCAACATCATATCAGGCACATCAATGTCATGCCCTCATCTTAGTGGCATTGCAGCTTTGCTCAAGAGTTCTCATCCTTATTGGTCACCTGCAGCCATTAAATCTGCTATAATGACTTCTGCTGATATACTAAATGTTGAAGGCACATTCATTGCTGACCAAACGCTTCAGCGTGCAGATTTATTTGCCACAGGTGCAGGCCATGTCAATCCATCAAGAGCAAATGACCCAGGATTGGTTTATGATATTGAACCAAAAGATTATATACCATATCTGTGTGGTCTGGGCTACAAGGATTTGGAAGTTGGGTTCATTGCTCGAAAACCAATAAATTGCTTAGATATACCAAGCATACCTGAAGGAGATCTAAACTACCCTTCATTTTCTGTTGCTTTGGGACCATCTCAGACATTTACAAGGACCGTGACAAATGTCGGTGAGGCAAATTCAATTTATGTGGTTACTGTGGATGCACCAGCAGGAGTTTATGTGACTGTCCAACCTAATATCCTTCACTTCTCAGAGGTGAACCAGAAAGTGAGATTTGCAGTGACATTCAGTCGTATTGATTCAGGTACCAAAATCAGAAAATATGGGCAAGGGTTTCTAAATTGGGTTTCTGTTAAACATTCTGTTAGAAGCCCAATCTCTGTCAGGTTCGTGTAA